A genomic region of Candidatus Eisenbacteria bacterium contains the following coding sequences:
- a CDS encoding CPBP family intramembrane metalloprotease, which yields MVALTLVWMGLLTYLDRSLGHPPGLRQAATPLSFALAAVPVMAWTSRRPGSGRAWLLLGPPKAGTWAQVVLAAICGLVLLVAVALVCWQLPAYRSLRETQVQMTAWSTPPQALALLGTHAVMPALFEELFFRGWTLERLRRSWSPSTALLAQAAVFAAAHGPGAPVAGVIGVLNGWLVIVSGSLWPGIALHFLINALAIAGSYQPVP from the coding sequence GTGGTCGCCCTGACCCTGGTGTGGATGGGGCTGCTGACGTACCTGGACAGGAGTCTAGGGCACCCGCCGGGCCTGCGACAAGCGGCCACGCCCCTCTCGTTCGCCCTGGCCGCCGTGCCCGTGATGGCCTGGACTTCCCGCCGCCCCGGCTCCGGCCGGGCCTGGCTGCTCCTGGGCCCGCCGAAGGCCGGCACGTGGGCGCAGGTGGTCCTGGCGGCGATCTGCGGGCTGGTGCTGCTGGTGGCGGTGGCGCTGGTGTGCTGGCAGCTTCCCGCCTACCGCTCGCTGCGGGAGACGCAGGTCCAGATGACCGCGTGGAGCACCCCGCCCCAGGCGCTGGCGCTCCTGGGCACCCACGCGGTGATGCCCGCGTTGTTCGAGGAACTGTTCTTCCGGGGCTGGACCCTGGAACGGCTCCGCCGCAGTTGGAGCCCCAGTACCGCGCTGCTGGCCCAGGCGGCCGTCTTCGCGGCCGCTCACGGCCCCGGCGCGCCGGTGGCAGGGGTGATCGGGGTGCTGAACGGTTGGCTGGTGATCGTCTCCGGCAGCCTCTGGCCCGGAATCGCGCTGCACTTCCTCATCAACGCCCTGGCGATAGCGGGGAGCTACCAGCCGGTCCCCTAG
- a CDS encoding YajQ family cyclic di-GMP-binding protein, with amino-acid sequence MANESSFDVVSRVDLQELKNAVQQAQKEMSQRFDFKASASSIELAEEEKLVLVSDDEHKLKSVVDIVQGKLIKRGISLKCMDYGPVVPAQKGTVRQEITLASGLEGELAREIVKDIKGLKLKVQAAIQEDQVRVSGKVKDDLQQVIAFLKAREYKLPLQFVNFR; translated from the coding sequence TTGGCCAATGAGAGTTCCTTCGACGTGGTGTCCCGCGTGGACCTGCAGGAACTGAAGAACGCCGTCCAGCAGGCCCAGAAGGAGATGAGCCAGCGCTTCGACTTCAAGGCCAGCGCCAGTTCCATCGAGCTGGCCGAGGAGGAGAAGCTGGTGCTGGTCTCCGACGACGAGCACAAGCTCAAGTCGGTGGTGGACATCGTCCAGGGCAAGCTCATCAAGCGCGGCATCTCGCTGAAGTGCATGGACTACGGCCCGGTGGTGCCGGCCCAGAAGGGCACCGTCCGCCAGGAGATCACCCTCGCCTCCGGCCTGGAGGGCGAGCTGGCCCGCGAGATCGTCAAGGACATCAAGGGCCTCAAGTTGAAGGTGCAGGCGGCCATCCAGGAGGACCAGGTGCGGGTCAGCGGGAAGGTGAAGGACGATCTGCAGCAGGTGATCGCATTCCTCAAGGCCAGGGAATATAAGCTGCCGCTGCAGTTCGTGAATTTCCGCTGA